The Marinobacter salsuginis genome includes a window with the following:
- a CDS encoding DUF4124 domain-containing protein — protein MNPKSGLVAGLFFLLAVPVSAEVYRNVDAYGNVTYSDEPSEGSEAVQVKPVTTITLPKPEVVQETEKLREEVQREGAAYDSVSFAYPDNNQAFHSGSGDVQFEVRSTPGLQPGHKYEVTLDGQPVGQSTSGSITVNNVFRGTHEARVHIVDENGVQVKTGSPITFTVHRPSALN, from the coding sequence ATGAATCCAAAGTCTGGATTGGTTGCCGGCCTTTTCTTTTTGCTGGCGGTTCCCGTCTCTGCCGAGGTTTACCGAAATGTCGATGCCTACGGCAACGTCACCTACTCTGACGAGCCGAGCGAGGGCTCTGAAGCGGTCCAGGTCAAGCCAGTCACGACCATCACATTGCCCAAGCCAGAAGTTGTTCAGGAAACCGAAAAGCTGCGCGAAGAGGTGCAGCGGGAAGGCGCAGCTTACGACAGCGTCTCGTTCGCCTATCCGGACAACAATCAGGCGTTCCATAGTGGCAGCGGCGACGTACAGTTCGAGGTCCGTAGCACACCCGGGCTCCAGCCTGGTCACAAATACGAAGTCACGCTGGACGGGCAGCCAGTCGGCCAGAGTACTTCTGGCTCGATCACCGTCAACAACGTCTTCCGTGGAACCCATGAAGCCCGCGTCCACATCGTGGATGAAAACGGAGTTCAGGTGAAAACCGGCTCACCGATCACCTTCACCGTTCACCGCCCTTCCGCATTGAACTAA
- the glnL gene encoding nitrogen regulation protein NR(II): MALPSAHQTGYKSILDSLTTAVLVLEDNLSIRYLNPAAESLFETSMTRSQGQPFQDILVESEDALKTLFAAVRNGQSYTRREAEFLLTSGSRLTVDYSVTPISLEPTELLIEIQPRDRLMRISREEDIISQQETTRILVRGMAHEIKNPLGGIRGAAQLLDRELNSEDQREYTRVIIDEADRLRSLVDRMLGPNKALKLAPTNIHEILERVGTLLEAESKGRLNFERDYDPSIPEFKGDKEQLIQAFLNIARNAMEAAFENQASHSSDEPPTITFRTRTLRQFTIGNRRHRLVCRVDVIDNGPGIPPELVQNIFYPMISGRASGTGLGLSITQSIIGQHRGLVECESEPGRTDFIIFLPLEDTP, from the coding sequence ATGGCACTGCCTTCGGCCCATCAAACCGGATACAAGAGCATTCTCGACAGCCTCACTACCGCTGTCCTGGTGCTCGAGGACAATCTCAGCATCCGGTATCTCAACCCCGCCGCCGAAAGCCTGTTCGAAACCAGCATGACCCGCAGTCAGGGCCAACCCTTCCAGGACATTCTGGTGGAATCCGAAGACGCCCTGAAAACGCTTTTTGCCGCTGTACGGAACGGACAATCCTATACTCGCCGCGAGGCCGAATTTCTCCTCACCAGCGGTTCCCGGCTTACGGTCGATTATTCCGTCACCCCCATCAGCCTGGAACCGACGGAACTCCTGATCGAGATCCAGCCGAGAGACAGGCTGATGCGGATCAGTCGTGAGGAAGACATCATCTCCCAGCAGGAGACCACCCGAATTCTGGTCCGGGGCATGGCCCACGAGATCAAGAACCCGCTTGGCGGCATCCGTGGTGCGGCTCAGCTTCTTGATCGGGAACTCAACAGTGAGGATCAACGGGAATACACCCGGGTCATCATCGACGAGGCGGATCGGCTCCGGAGCCTTGTGGACCGGATGCTGGGCCCGAACAAGGCATTGAAGCTGGCGCCGACCAATATTCATGAAATCCTCGAACGGGTAGGCACCTTGCTTGAGGCCGAAAGCAAGGGACGACTGAATTTCGAACGGGATTACGACCCCAGCATTCCCGAGTTCAAGGGTGACAAGGAACAACTGATTCAGGCGTTCCTGAACATCGCACGGAACGCCATGGAAGCAGCCTTCGAAAACCAAGCGAGCCACAGTTCCGATGAGCCGCCGACCATTACGTTCCGTACCCGCACCCTGCGCCAGTTCACCATTGGCAACCGACGCCACAGGCTCGTGTGCCGGGTCGACGTGATCGACAACGGCCCCGGCATTCCGCCGGAGCTGGTGCAGAACATTTTCTATCCGATGATCAGTGGCCGTGCCAGTGGCACCGGCCTGGGCCTTTCCATTACCCAGAGCATCATCGGCCAACACCGTGGACTGGTCGAATGCGAAAGCGAACCAGGCCGAACCGACTTCATCATCTTCCTGCCTCTGGAGGACACCCCATGA
- the ntrC gene encoding nitrogen regulation protein NR(I), with the protein MSQPANVWIIDDDRSIRWVLERALNQAGMQPRVFDSGESIMMRLEHEQPDAIVSDIRMPGVDGITLLSQIVDVHPDVPVIIMTAHSDLESAVTSYQTGAFEYLPKPFDVDDAVALVKRAVAHSHEKRASGEPQAEMSQRNAEIIGEAPAMQEVFRAIGRLSHSNITVLINGESGTGKELVAQALHNHSPRANHPFIALNMAAIPKDLIESELFGHEKGAFTGAGAARQGRFEQANGGTLFLDEIGDMPADTQTRLLRVLADGEFYRVGGTTPIKVDVRIIAATHQDLEKLVQAGTFREDLFHRLNVIRVHLPKLAERREDIPRLMQHFLKRAAKELAVEPKILREEAEEYLTTLPWPGNVRQLENTCRWLTVMASGREIHIDDLPPELLHQAETPTTGATWQEGLKNWAEQELKRGKKGILDTAVPEFEKIMIETALKHTGGRRRDASILLGWGRNTLTRKINELGMDHPEHEED; encoded by the coding sequence ATGAGCCAACCGGCGAACGTCTGGATCATAGACGACGACCGCAGTATTCGCTGGGTGCTGGAGCGCGCCCTTAACCAGGCCGGTATGCAGCCCCGAGTTTTTGACAGTGGTGAAAGCATCATGATGCGGCTGGAACACGAACAGCCGGACGCCATCGTGAGCGATATCCGGATGCCCGGCGTCGACGGCATCACCCTGTTGTCCCAGATTGTGGACGTTCACCCGGACGTGCCTGTCATCATCATGACCGCGCACTCGGATCTGGAGAGCGCCGTAACCAGCTACCAGACCGGTGCCTTCGAATACCTTCCCAAGCCGTTCGATGTGGATGACGCGGTCGCGCTGGTCAAGCGCGCCGTGGCCCACAGCCATGAGAAGCGTGCCAGTGGTGAACCCCAGGCCGAAATGTCCCAGCGCAACGCCGAAATCATCGGTGAAGCGCCGGCCATGCAGGAAGTCTTCCGGGCTATTGGCCGGCTTTCGCACTCCAACATCACGGTTCTCATCAACGGCGAAAGCGGCACGGGTAAGGAACTGGTGGCCCAGGCGCTGCACAACCACAGCCCCCGGGCGAACCATCCCTTCATTGCCCTGAACATGGCTGCAATTCCCAAAGACCTGATTGAATCCGAACTCTTCGGCCACGAAAAGGGTGCCTTCACCGGCGCTGGCGCCGCTCGCCAGGGCCGGTTCGAACAGGCCAACGGTGGCACCCTGTTCCTGGACGAAATCGGGGATATGCCCGCTGACACTCAGACCCGCCTCCTGCGGGTTCTGGCCGATGGCGAATTCTACCGGGTAGGCGGCACAACCCCGATCAAGGTGGATGTGCGCATCATCGCGGCAACCCACCAGGACCTGGAGAAACTGGTGCAGGCAGGCACCTTCCGAGAAGACCTGTTCCACCGCCTGAACGTCATTCGCGTGCACTTGCCCAAGCTCGCCGAGCGCCGGGAAGACATCCCCCGCCTGATGCAGCACTTCCTGAAACGGGCGGCCAAAGAGCTGGCCGTCGAGCCCAAGATCCTGCGCGAAGAGGCCGAAGAATACCTGACCACCCTGCCCTGGCCCGGCAACGTCCGCCAGCTGGAGAACACCTGCCGATGGCTGACAGTGATGGCCAGCGGCCGCGAGATCCACATTGATGACTTGCCACCCGAGTTATTACACCAGGCCGAGACACCAACCACCGGAGCAACCTGGCAGGAAGGCCTGAAAAACTGGGCCGAACAGGAACTGAAGCGTGGCAAGAAGGGAATTCTCGATACAGCCGTGCCCGAGTTCGAGAAAATCATGATTGAAACAGCCCTGAAGCACACCGGTGGCCGTCGACGGGATGCCTCCATCCTGCTGGGATGGGGCCGGAACACGCTCACCCGGAAAATCAACGAGCTGGGGATGGATCATCCGGAACACGAGGAAGACTGA
- a CDS encoding DUF2341 domain-containing protein, whose protein sequence is MKWIRTNRPISGFLALLVLMAWTAVSEAAWFNPDWNYRKAIQIQASQVVGDLADFAVMFRATDADLANSAQADGDDIVFALEDGTQLDHELERYNGSTGELVAWIRIPNLSASANTNLYLYYGNPSAANQSNPVGAWDNDFQMVHHLEESGGRQTTLEDSTANLNGGDLLGQGNNYPTYLNNGIVAGARAHPGQFANGQSEDPAVRFFDFGDPGLSTSFTAEAWARVSGNQSGNDHHPILWKGNVIGWGANYLFRIAVRQNNGVTWGVTCGNTEAWFDGGSATTGWAHYAISFDGTTTRAYINGQQVAADNDCSGRTLNVTSQPYRSGYGIVQGNGETILNGDVDEIRISTGARSGGWLRTHYNNLSDPGAFFVVGNEETGGFCSTLTALFCDDFERSSLGPDWSVVTSSGGDAGISAQTSKSPVRSLFTSSGLVEVTLDPLDLSGLTTGTVAYWWRRGDDSFSEDPDGGEDLRVEYLDDAGNWDLIDRYPGNGTNGESGDVVFTLPPDAFHSDFQIRFVQESGNSGNFDFWHIDDVVIDGSASPLTCAGDTFGTASLSPDDWITNVSSGSFTPGIVNGRLRMTEASGNQATAATFQNLIPGADNYVRLEFDYFAYGGNGADGLTIVLSDAAVTPQPGSFGGSLGYAQRNNGDPGFAGGWLGIGLDEFGNFSNATEGRVGGIGFVRDAVAIRGAAQSNYQYLGGTGSLSPGIDQPGNNPTPHRYRIIVDSRGGVGPIVSVERDVSGTGNSFQQLVQLDLSSFPNQPATPQNFYLSLTGSTGGSTNIHELDNLQLCAEKLNPVGQLVDHFEFLHDGTALTCQPETVTVRACENSDCSVLFTDPVNVTLSPSGWVGGDTFSFTGGQATRQLQITTAGTASLAIASSNPSTKAFTQTLCDNGSGSVSAVACELTFLDAGLAFDIPDLTSHQPATSVQISAVRRDNQTGACVPAFENVQREVSFWSTYVDPGPTGRPESRQVFVDNTAVGSGQSNATPISLQFGTGGIAEVDVLYPDAGLINLDAIYLGSAATGDDGLQMPGADSFVSIPAGFCVTSAGDCPAGNATCPAFRKAGQTFDLSITAVGWEQNGDGDLCQGNPITPNFRLLDIPLSSSLVQPAGGAPGSVSPVSYSHTRSSSAEEIVAAEVSEVGVFRFEASPVPGSYLGRDVPGGQSVPIGRFYPDRFQVSVDPGEFEAQCTTGSAFVYTGQAFEWLVTPSLTIEPLSVQGTRTRNYTFTGFQRLVASDVNRSYPTSDTAAVDTAGAFMALSPTEVGGNLTAPVSSLGSGVMLYDFSASDRFVYNKTSDSRIAPFVPQLEFSVTSLTDSDGVAAAAAPYLFTPAAAFDVRFGRFTLENVYGPENIGSLAMPFRLEYWDGSRFMTHTDDSCTIWNTADLTNSANHHSLSTSAPSSGNFSMGEATPLELVPNGTRGTDSLVWNVDAWLEFDWNDDGVLEDPLGLATFGVYRGHDRVIYWQER, encoded by the coding sequence ATGAAGTGGATCCGAACCAACCGTCCGATATCCGGTTTTCTCGCTCTTCTGGTTTTAATGGCCTGGACCGCAGTTTCTGAGGCCGCCTGGTTCAATCCTGACTGGAATTACCGAAAGGCGATCCAGATCCAGGCCAGCCAGGTGGTGGGTGACCTGGCAGATTTTGCGGTCATGTTCAGGGCGACAGATGCCGATCTGGCCAATTCCGCCCAAGCGGATGGAGACGATATCGTTTTTGCGCTTGAGGATGGGACCCAACTTGACCATGAGCTGGAACGCTATAACGGTTCTACCGGTGAGCTTGTCGCCTGGATCCGGATACCAAACCTGTCAGCATCCGCCAATACCAACCTGTATCTGTATTACGGCAATCCCTCAGCGGCAAACCAGTCGAATCCAGTTGGTGCCTGGGATAATGACTTTCAGATGGTTCACCACCTGGAAGAGTCAGGAGGTCGGCAGACCACTTTGGAGGATTCGACAGCCAACCTGAACGGTGGCGATCTGCTGGGACAGGGCAACAACTACCCGACGTATCTCAATAACGGGATCGTCGCCGGCGCAAGAGCGCACCCGGGGCAGTTCGCCAATGGGCAATCTGAAGACCCGGCGGTACGTTTTTTCGATTTCGGCGACCCCGGCTTATCGACAAGCTTCACGGCCGAAGCTTGGGCAAGGGTTTCCGGCAATCAGTCCGGAAACGATCATCATCCGATTCTCTGGAAAGGTAATGTCATTGGTTGGGGCGCCAACTACTTGTTCCGCATTGCCGTAAGGCAGAACAACGGTGTTACGTGGGGGGTGACCTGCGGTAACACCGAGGCGTGGTTCGATGGCGGTAGCGCCACTACCGGGTGGGCTCATTACGCCATCAGTTTCGACGGGACCACGACCCGCGCTTACATCAACGGGCAACAGGTTGCAGCCGATAACGACTGTTCCGGCAGAACCCTCAACGTAACCTCTCAGCCTTACAGATCCGGGTATGGCATCGTTCAGGGCAACGGTGAAACCATTCTGAATGGCGACGTTGATGAGATCCGGATCTCAACAGGGGCCCGGTCTGGCGGCTGGCTGAGAACCCACTACAACAACCTCTCTGATCCGGGGGCCTTTTTTGTTGTCGGTAATGAAGAGACGGGCGGCTTCTGCAGCACATTAACGGCCCTGTTTTGTGATGATTTCGAGCGCAGTTCTCTCGGACCGGATTGGTCTGTCGTGACATCGTCCGGCGGTGATGCGGGGATCAGTGCGCAAACCAGCAAGAGCCCCGTGCGTTCCCTGTTTACCTCCAGCGGTTTAGTCGAGGTCACGCTTGACCCTCTCGATCTTTCCGGTCTGACAACGGGCACCGTCGCCTATTGGTGGAGGCGGGGCGATGATAGCTTCAGTGAGGATCCCGATGGCGGCGAAGACCTTCGAGTCGAGTACCTTGATGATGCCGGCAACTGGGATCTGATTGATCGATACCCCGGCAACGGGACCAACGGTGAATCCGGCGACGTCGTCTTCACACTGCCGCCCGATGCTTTTCACAGTGATTTCCAGATACGTTTCGTTCAGGAATCAGGCAATAGTGGAAACTTTGATTTCTGGCACATTGATGATGTCGTTATTGACGGCAGCGCCTCCCCACTGACGTGTGCTGGCGATACCTTCGGTACTGCCAGCCTGTCGCCGGATGACTGGATCACGAATGTATCCAGCGGCAGCTTTACACCCGGTATTGTCAACGGTCGCCTGCGTATGACAGAAGCTTCAGGCAATCAGGCAACAGCGGCAACGTTCCAGAATCTGATTCCCGGAGCGGACAACTATGTGAGACTGGAGTTCGACTATTTTGCTTACGGCGGCAATGGTGCTGATGGTCTGACGATTGTGCTGTCGGATGCCGCGGTTACCCCTCAGCCGGGGAGCTTCGGAGGGTCGCTTGGATACGCTCAGCGCAACAACGGCGATCCCGGATTCGCGGGTGGTTGGCTCGGGATTGGTCTGGACGAATTCGGCAACTTTTCCAACGCCACGGAAGGGCGCGTCGGTGGTATCGGCTTTGTTCGGGACGCAGTGGCAATCCGTGGTGCCGCCCAGAGCAACTACCAATACCTCGGAGGGACCGGCTCGCTGAGCCCGGGGATCGACCAGCCCGGTAATAATCCGACACCCCACCGCTATCGGATTATTGTTGATTCGAGAGGCGGTGTCGGTCCGATTGTCTCCGTCGAGCGGGATGTTTCGGGAACAGGCAATAGCTTTCAACAGCTTGTTCAATTGGACCTGAGCAGTTTTCCGAATCAACCGGCGACCCCTCAGAATTTTTACCTTTCGTTGACTGGCTCAACCGGTGGCTCCACCAATATACATGAGCTCGATAACCTGCAGCTGTGCGCGGAAAAGCTGAATCCGGTCGGTCAGTTGGTTGATCACTTCGAGTTTTTACATGATGGCACAGCGTTAACCTGTCAGCCGGAAACTGTGACTGTCAGAGCCTGCGAAAATTCAGATTGCAGTGTGCTTTTCACGGACCCGGTGAATGTAACACTGAGCCCTTCGGGATGGGTTGGCGGTGACACTTTTTCATTCACTGGCGGCCAGGCTACCCGTCAGCTTCAGATCACAACTGCGGGAACGGCGAGCTTGGCCATTGCATCCTCAAATCCTTCAACGAAGGCCTTTACTCAGACCCTTTGTGACAATGGAAGCGGCAGCGTTTCCGCCGTCGCGTGCGAGCTAACCTTCCTTGATGCTGGTCTGGCCTTCGATATACCAGACCTGACTTCTCATCAACCAGCGACCTCAGTCCAGATAAGCGCGGTGCGTCGAGATAACCAGACTGGCGCGTGCGTTCCGGCTTTTGAAAATGTGCAGCGGGAGGTAAGTTTCTGGTCGACCTATGTTGATCCGGGGCCGACCGGTCGCCCCGAGAGCCGTCAGGTGTTCGTTGACAATACGGCGGTTGGCTCTGGCCAGTCGAATGCCACGCCGATCAGCCTTCAGTTCGGTACGGGCGGTATTGCAGAGGTGGATGTTCTTTACCCTGACGCAGGCCTGATAAACCTCGACGCTATCTACCTCGGCTCGGCAGCAACCGGCGACGACGGTTTACAAATGCCAGGCGCAGACAGTTTTGTCAGTATTCCGGCTGGTTTTTGTGTGACATCCGCGGGTGATTGCCCGGCCGGAAACGCGACCTGTCCTGCATTCCGGAAAGCGGGACAGACGTTTGATCTTTCGATCACCGCTGTGGGTTGGGAGCAGAACGGCGATGGTGATCTGTGTCAGGGCAATCCGATTACGCCCAATTTCCGGTTACTGGATATACCCTTGTCTTCCAGCCTGGTTCAACCTGCTGGTGGGGCACCCGGTTCAGTATCACCCGTCAGCTACTCCCACACCAGATCCTCATCGGCAGAAGAGATTGTGGCAGCCGAGGTCTCAGAGGTCGGTGTTTTTCGCTTTGAAGCTTCGCCCGTGCCAGGAAGCTACCTCGGGCGAGACGTTCCCGGTGGGCAAAGTGTTCCAATCGGACGCTTTTACCCGGACCGTTTTCAGGTATCGGTCGATCCCGGCGAGTTTGAGGCCCAGTGTACGACGGGTTCAGCTTTTGTTTACACCGGACAGGCGTTCGAATGGCTGGTTACACCCTCTCTGACCATAGAGCCTTTGTCGGTGCAGGGAACCCGAACACGGAATTACACATTCACTGGATTCCAAAGGCTCGTCGCCTCCGATGTCAATCGCTCGTATCCAACGTCCGATACTGCCGCTGTAGACACGGCTGGCGCGTTTATGGCGCTTTCGCCAACCGAGGTCGGCGGCAACCTCACGGCTCCGGTGTCTTCGCTGGGTTCAGGGGTGATGCTTTATGATTTCTCGGCTTCGGACCGCTTCGTTTATAACAAGACCTCCGATTCCCGGATAGCGCCGTTTGTGCCACAGCTTGAGTTTTCGGTGACCAGCCTGACTGACTCTGATGGTGTGGCGGCCGCCGCTGCGCCATACCTGTTTACACCCGCGGCCGCTTTTGATGTCCGGTTTGGCCGATTCACTCTGGAGAACGTTTATGGCCCGGAAAATATCGGGTCGCTCGCAATGCCGTTCAGGCTTGAGTACTGGGATGGGTCACGTTTCATGACCCACACAGATGATAGCTGCACAATCTGGAATACAGCTGATTTGACCAATTCGGCAAATCACCATTCGCTCAGTACCAGTGCGCCTTCAAGCGGCAACTTCTCCATGGGCGAGGCCACGCCGCTGGAACTCGTGCCCAACGGAACCCGTGGGACCGATTCTTTGGTCTGGAATGTCGACGCCTGGCTCGAGTTTGACTGGAATGATGATGGCGTTCTTGAGGATCCGCTTGGGCTGGCAACGTTCGGCGTCTATCGCGGCCACGACCGCGTGATCTACTGGCAGGAACGATAA
- a CDS encoding PulJ/GspJ family protein, with protein MHRCRGFTLVELVIVIVLLAIVATISVRFVSLSTQGALDVSSRQQRSLAGVVISEQISREVREALPTSIRTNASGTCLEWMPILAASNYLDLPRGATPNSFRAVPLPGGASASGRVVVYGYGSDVYSLGSPGPISPPATMPTGASPVTVTFDSGATHRFSAQSPERRFYIVGEPVAVCQVGRYLYRYRNYGINATPASGLPSSYPDREVMAATLVNNSLDFQVTPPSLQRGAVVSFGFVLEDFDSGETTDMSQEVQIRNVP; from the coding sequence ATGCACCGGTGTCGCGGCTTTACCCTCGTTGAACTGGTCATTGTGATCGTATTGCTGGCGATTGTGGCCACCATCTCGGTGCGCTTTGTCAGTCTGTCCACGCAGGGCGCGTTGGACGTAAGCTCCCGGCAGCAGCGTTCCCTGGCGGGCGTGGTGATCAGTGAACAGATCAGTCGCGAGGTTCGCGAGGCGCTTCCCACATCCATCAGAACCAATGCCAGTGGAACCTGTCTTGAGTGGATGCCAATCCTGGCGGCGTCCAACTATCTCGACCTTCCTCGGGGCGCAACCCCGAATTCATTTCGCGCTGTCCCTCTTCCAGGAGGCGCATCCGCTTCGGGACGGGTGGTGGTCTATGGCTACGGTTCCGACGTCTACAGCCTGGGAAGTCCGGGGCCGATCTCGCCACCGGCGACGATGCCCACCGGTGCTTCGCCAGTAACCGTCACATTTGATTCGGGGGCCACACATCGATTCTCGGCACAGTCGCCGGAGCGCCGGTTCTATATTGTTGGCGAGCCGGTGGCTGTCTGTCAGGTAGGTCGGTACCTGTATCGTTACAGGAACTACGGAATCAACGCCACACCCGCATCGGGCCTGCCATCGAGTTATCCGGATCGGGAAGTCATGGCCGCGACACTGGTGAACAACTCGCTGGATTTCCAGGTGACACCGCCCAGCCTTCAGCGTGGTGCGGTGGTGTCGTTCGGATTTGTACTGGAGGATTTTGATTCCGGTGAGACTACGGATATGAGCCAGGAGGTGCAGATCCGCAATGTACCGTGA
- a CDS encoding type IV pilus modification PilV family protein — protein MRPTQTGATLVELVITIVIISVAIAGVVGAFALITGRSADPLNQTRAVKLAQLYMDEILTQKYDDQTPQGGFPKFSGACSIGPEGSEGRATFDDVDDYDGLTGAPSTATGSALSGYSGFSISITVTCAGTEVGLPAEEAKRVDLDITAPGNQTFSFTAYRANF, from the coding sequence ATGAGGCCTACTCAAACCGGCGCAACCCTGGTGGAGCTGGTGATCACAATCGTGATTATCAGTGTGGCCATTGCCGGTGTGGTTGGTGCGTTCGCGCTTATCACTGGGCGCAGCGCGGATCCGCTGAATCAGACCCGCGCGGTTAAGCTGGCCCAGCTCTACATGGATGAAATTCTGACCCAGAAATACGATGATCAGACGCCCCAGGGCGGATTTCCCAAGTTTTCGGGGGCCTGTTCCATTGGTCCGGAAGGTTCCGAGGGCCGGGCCACTTTTGACGATGTTGACGACTACGACGGTCTTACCGGGGCGCCATCGACAGCCACAGGCTCTGCCCTGAGTGGCTATTCCGGTTTTTCCATCTCGATCACTGTCACCTGCGCAGGAACGGAAGTTGGCTTGCCCGCGGAAGAAGCCAAACGGGTTGATCTCGATATCACGGCCCCCGGCAATCAGACCTTTTCATTCACCGCATACCGGGCCAACTTCTGA
- a CDS encoding prepilin-type N-terminal cleavage/methylation domain-containing protein: protein MVVKPLGFTLVELVMVLVLIGVLSALGIGLFASRSAFSPLLATQQLASATLLAQQAALAGNPANTLTIEQGGDNFRFIVGAGSGNPRTFEIAREGTSLSAPGGLPLTLTFDSKGAPSTGTNLQFTFSGDSTFQTCLSSLGAVYAGSCQS, encoded by the coding sequence ATGGTAGTGAAACCTCTCGGATTCACATTGGTGGAGTTGGTAATGGTCCTTGTTCTGATCGGAGTCCTCTCCGCTCTGGGCATTGGCCTGTTCGCCAGCCGCTCGGCCTTCTCCCCCTTGCTGGCTACCCAGCAACTTGCCTCCGCCACGCTGCTTGCTCAACAGGCAGCGTTGGCGGGGAATCCCGCCAACACCCTCACTATAGAGCAGGGTGGAGATAATTTCCGGTTTATCGTGGGTGCCGGTTCCGGCAATCCGCGTACCTTCGAAATAGCCCGGGAAGGCACCAGCCTTTCAGCACCGGGCGGGCTGCCATTGACGCTGACCTTTGACAGCAAAGGAGCGCCTTCAACCGGCACCAATCTGCAGTTCACTTTTTCGGGCGACAGTACCTTCCAGACGTGTCTCAGTTCATTGGGCGCGGTATACGCCGGGAGCTGCCAGTCATGA
- a CDS encoding type II secretion system protein, translating into MKAMTAIAARKEKGFTLIELVMVIVILGILAAFALPRFADLSGEAESASVQGAQGAVRSASSIVRSAFLAGQGVDDGSGNISVTLEGEAIAITNGYADASDIADAAQISNEFNPTESGGVTTFTQGGCTFTYTEAGAATPSNAAPIISDVTCS; encoded by the coding sequence ATGAAAGCGATGACAGCCATTGCGGCAAGAAAAGAAAAAGGCTTCACCCTGATCGAACTGGTTATGGTGATTGTAATTCTGGGGATTCTGGCGGCGTTTGCTTTGCCGCGGTTTGCGGATTTGAGTGGAGAGGCTGAGAGTGCTTCAGTGCAGGGCGCTCAGGGAGCAGTGAGGTCCGCGTCTTCAATTGTGCGATCAGCCTTTCTCGCGGGACAGGGCGTGGATGACGGAAGTGGAAATATTTCTGTGACTTTGGAAGGCGAGGCAATTGCGATAACTAATGGTTATGCAGATGCTTCAGATATTGCAGATGCTGCGCAGATATCGAATGAGTTTAATCCGACGGAGAGCGGAGGAGTAACAACCTTCACACAAGGTGGTTGCACGTTTACTTATACTGAAGCTGGTGCTGCGACTCCGTCTAACGCTGCGCCTATAATCTCAGATGTAACGTGTTCTTAA
- a CDS encoding type II secretion system protein: MKRDTRTKKQQGFTLIELVVVIAILAILAAFALPRFAQLSEQAHQSSIRATAGALAAGVALAKTQWVSNGFTAAETDVVGFGNDNVDVSDDGWPTSVASNDTGTTMDATKCEEVWLGVLQSNAPTVNGSNPEYAISISSGDCVFTYQADSQGSTIAYDADTGEITTTIN, encoded by the coding sequence ATGAAGCGGGATACGAGAACGAAAAAACAGCAGGGTTTCACCCTGATTGAGCTGGTGGTCGTCATTGCCATCCTGGCAATTCTTGCCGCCTTCGCTCTGCCACGATTTGCCCAGCTGTCAGAGCAGGCGCATCAATCGAGTATTCGTGCGACTGCCGGGGCACTGGCCGCGGGTGTGGCGTTGGCTAAAACACAGTGGGTATCCAACGGCTTCACCGCAGCTGAAACGGATGTTGTTGGCTTTGGCAACGACAATGTCGATGTCAGTGATGACGGCTGGCCGACTTCCGTTGCTTCAAACGACACGGGTACTACGATGGATGCCACCAAGTGCGAGGAAGTCTGGCTGGGTGTTCTGCAATCCAACGCACCCACCGTGAACGGCTCCAATCCTGAATACGCGATATCGATCAGCAGCGGAGACTGCGTATTCACCTATCAAGCAGACAGCCAGGGCAGCACCATTGCGTATGATGCTGATACTGGCGAAATAACCACAACCATTAACTGA